The window ttatttaaattttaaatttatttatagtaagtgcatacgtcataagggttgaggtgtgacagTAAGGACTAAAGGCAATAGGAATAACCAGTTGGGCCAACTTTTCTTTCGAACTATAAGAACCTGCCTCATTGTAAGGGCACCCAATAGTTGCAACTTGAGCTTTCTAAATGATAATCCCTTCTTTTGAATCCCTAAGCCTCCATGTCATGTGAACAAGGGGATAGGCTAGCGCAGCTCACCGTTGGGGATAGAGTCTAGAAGTGCAAAACAGGGGATATGGAAAGAGGTAGAAAGAAAATGGGCAGGAAACCTTGTAACCTGACCCAAAGaaaaattttagaaagaaaaaggagatcAGAAAATGGGCAGGAAATATTGTAACCTGATcccaagaaaaataagaaagaaaggTTATATAAAAGGGCAAGAACTCTTATAACCTGACccacaaaaagaaatagaaaaaagaaaaagggcaGGAAATGTTGTAACTTGACCCTAAGCAAAAAAATATCCTGAAATAAGACCAAAATGGCTAAGGGTAGTTTGAATAATGTTCAGTCTATACATAGGGAGGTTGTCCCGGTTCTGTCTCTGAGTTCACATGTCCTTCATCTTGGTACCAGTCAGCATGAACATAGAACCCTAGGATTCTCACCTACATACACTACAACCATTGGCCTTGTTACAACCTAAATAAAAGACCTTAAGGAGTTAGCTTCTGTCAGTAGAACCCTAGCATCAATGGTATGGCAAAatgatgagaaaaatggtCCTAACAATTCTGGTGAGGATTGAGTTAccgagtgaatccaacaattagGGTGAAAGGAGCTATCTTGACAAAAGGACTAGCATGACTAGGTAGAAGAGGGGAGGAAAAGGAATCTAAGACTGTAGACgattggattgaccttaagcTTGTGGGGATGATTGCCAATCAAAATAAGCCAGTTCTATATTTCTTATCTatgttttttctctttctttccatGTGTTAATGTGTTTAgtcatttcattatttttcttattttctagATTTTTGTTGTTCTTTGTTTGCTGTTTTCCAATAAAAACCATGCATTGAATCGTgcctcttttctttttcttttctttcatacttgaggacaagtatgggttaagtgtgagcagtttgatgaGACCCGTTTCATGCATTTGTTTTATAGCAAAACTGCACTAAAATCAGCAAACTAACGACCCTTtttgagccaggtgtgtgTAGATTTTGCCGGAAACCGAAGATCACATCATTCTAGAGGGCGAAAGCAAAAGATgggaaaagaagagaaaatgagCGGCTTTTGAACTGATCAAGTCATATTTCAACCGAAGCCAGCCAACCTTGCGCTGGAGAGAAGACTATGAACTCCACTCTAAAGTGTGAAGGGCAAAGGCGTCATTTTAGGAGGGGTggtaccctagggatcagagccatACGCCTCCCTATATAAAGGAGCCTTGCACACTAAGAGAAGGGAGTTCCCccacatttcatttcttgctGAGTAGTTTAGAGGGGAGTTCTCTTTAGAGTAGGTAGGATTTCTAGCTCTCTTCCAGGGCTGAAATCAGAGTTCTCTTCAATTCAGAGCTTTTCAATCTCTCGCACACACTTGGTTCCGTCTAGAGTAACTGGTAGTTAGCTGTTTCCTTGCTGTTCTCGCACATTTCCagtttctattttggtattcCACTCCGAGAAGGGGTGATGAACAATTTCCTGCTTTCTTAGTTTAgttctgttttattttcatgtattGACTCTCATTCCTGTTTGTTTTAGTTTAGACTGAAGTTTATGATTTCGTTTCTTAGCTTCGTgcttgttttatgttttaatgcTTAGATCTGCTTTCTCTTTTATGTTCTCTTTTGAGTCTTGGTTTAGATCTGTTGTTTTCTGTTTGAGTCCTTGTTTTCCTTATAGATCTACGTgctttcttttcatttctgCATGTTTTAGCCATAGTTCTTCTTTTTACGTTGTCGTAGCTTAGATCGTAGAAgcaattttaagttttatgtgtttttgttttgtttcacCTTCTTCAACTTTTCAGATTTGTTGCTGCTCTGAGGAAGACGATTctgttaaaattaatttgcttTTCGTACATTTTTGCAGGGGCCTGACAACCCCGTTTATTCTGTTTATCTTTTTATAGTAATGTTTTCTTAGTTGATCGGTTAGGTAGTTTAAGTTATTTAGTTTAGATTAGTTCTTTCATTTTCCGCACCAGTAGATACTTAACCCATCCCCCTAAAGTAaagcgtggcagcagccaagcCCCAGGCCGTATCACACAAACAATTCAAAACGcatcatctctgtgggatcgatccttactTTACCTATACTAATCAAATAGTATTAGTGGGTTAAGGTTTTTGATGTCGCATCCCCTTCAGCCTCTCATTTCCTCTCACTCAAGTCAGAGCTACTCAGCTTGATCAGCCCGAGCTTTTACAGGATCCACTCACCCGCATCATTGCAGGTGAAACAGGCAAAAGTAGGCTGACCTGATCAGGTCGACTGTCCAACTTGAGCAGTTCGCGACGACACACAGCTTTAAAGAGGAGGGAGACGAGAGCGGAAAGGACGATGTCCGCCAGTAGTattctagtattataaataggagagcttgttatctttttaaatcaatcaatgaattaaaatattatttgccCACATATCTTATGAATTATCTTTCAACCCTAGTTCTCACGCTGCCCGACGGAGGAACCGTGGACAGCCTGAAACTATTACTTCCGCTGACCCGACGAAGGGCGCCGGAACACTTTTCGATCACCGCAAACACGCTGCCGATCGCAGTTAAGGAGAAGGTCCTTAACAAATGTACATATTCCTAAAATGCAGTTCACtctaatttaaattgttttaatcaCTGAAAACAAATCCTCgtaaaattagattttaatttgtcatGTAACCACTAAAAATATGTTTGCCCTACAAACAATATATATCTACATTAAAGGCCTCAAGAATAAAATGTCGCAACCATAGATTTATTAGGACATTTCCAACCATTTATATcgaactcaaacccatttttggttatttcacactaaaaagtaattttattccAACTATTTACACCATATTCAACTTTACACCATTTTTTAGCATATGTCTCACAAAAATTTTACAACAGCTGCAGTACACACCCATATTTAGTGTTTCCGTAGAGAAATGCAAAACTAAGTTTAGATTTCCAATACGATTGAAGAAGTTTTCTACACAAAAAATGAGACTTAATGTATGATTGAAGATGATCTTATACACGTCACACTTGTAATTCCACATTACGTGTATATCCACGACGACATAGCTTTGATTTTGTAAAATCGCATTTCGtcttattagtggagaatgagtctcaactcattagaaagaaaatgagtttccaaattaaaaagtttatattttttagggacagactaaaaaggaaattgtaGTTCATACTTTCAGTGACGGTTGGAGTATAACTTATTGTTTGCAAGATATGTTATTGTGACCTATTTCTTTTATCAATATCCACTACTAGtagcattttattaattaaacttaatacTACTTTcacttatttcaaaataaatgcatccttaaaattattataacaattttatttttgattttattactccatctgtttAATGTGGgatgtttgaatttgattgagtcatttattttgccaaaaatcAATTAGTTTAAACTCTTTTACATAATTGTAAAATCATTTAGTCAAAGGGAGTATCtcataacttttaaaataaatcaaaaaaatcaaaaacataatttattgttaattaatttgatcttTCAAAGGTGATTTGCATGGGGCCCACTACCAATACTGTTTGTTCTATAAGTAAAGCACTGTCATTCTACTTCTCAGTCACACCATTTCCATTTTGTAGTGAATGAATGAGATGAGTAACGCCGCCCCATTTCTCTTATTGCTTCTTCTCTTCTCGGTGCAATGTTTTGCTACTCACGAAGACAATGCCTCGCTGGATTCCGCCGTCAATTTCGACATGGGAGGCCTCAGCCGGAGCTCCTTCCCTAAGGGCTTCGTCTTCGGCACGGCAGCCTCCGCCTATCAAGTCGAGGGCGCTGCCGCCGAAGACGGCCGTGGGCCCAGCATCTGGGATACCTTCATCAAAATTCCaggtaatttttatttatttatttggagtTGGTATTGTTTACTTATTACTAACACAAGATATAGTAAggttgatttttaatttcatataccTTGTTCTATAAGTGATGACGatatacatttttcatttgtgtttTATCGGgtattaaacaatttttaaccTCTTGATTTCATTGATCAAGCTacaaaaattatcgaattttgtAGGTAAAAAGATACTATAACTTTCTTGTActctatttattcatttattgtCAATTATTGTGAAAAATGAGCAGGAATGGAACCAAATAATGTGTCAGGGGAAGTGTCAGTGGACCAGTATCACAAATACAAGGtgagtttgtttttttgttcaGCTAATTATTATGACAGTATAAAACTAGCATAATTAGTAGAACTATTTATGTGATCCAGTATGATAGCTCTGCCACGCTTTCTGGATTCTTTCATCTCACTTGTTTTTGATGTTACTGCTTACTACTTAAATCAAATAGTGGTTGTTTAGTTAGTATTGAATGTTtggttggttttttttttcataaattttcatcCCGAGTTATGacccctaccaaacatgcagtttataaatatagaaaattgttcaacagaaatttttttatatgaaaatttgagaaCTTATTAATTATCAGTATAAATTAGTATATCAGTTGTCTGATAAGTATAATTTATGGAATCAactgatatattttatattttatgctatCAATTGACAAGGTCtcatattcttattttaaaatagttttCAATTGTTTACGTGTGAGTTTTTTGGGTTAATTAGAGTTGTTAAGTACAGAATTCGTGGCTaacttttagtttatttttaaatatttggcctaataatgacacgaaaaAAGCTAGATATTGGTTTTATTTGTAACTGttaaaaatttcatactaAAAATGTCACCATgatcaaatttgaaatactaTAACTTTTGTTGCATCACTTCtttcagttatttttttattgattttagaaattttagaaaacataGTTGTGTGAATCATTTAGGCCACCAAAACGCACGCGTATGTGTGAAAAAAGTTTAGTGGTCCATTGAACTTCAATAGAAATGATTTTTCTCCCTTTTTATATATGTGGACCATTTCTATAGTTttattgtgaattgtattaaTAAGCATGGTAGGAAGGCCCTTAATTAATCATTCAACTCGAAATCTGGAATATCTTTGTCTATTGTCtatacttttatttcaattgtatttattaataaacGTGGTAGCAATGAGGCCCTAATCATTCAACTCGAAATCTGGAATATCTTTAGTAATGGCTGTCGTATGATattttctactccctccgtcccataaaagttgagacaaaacttttgggcacggagattaagaatttatattaaataaataggagagatgaaaaaagtagaaaagataagagagagtaagtaaatgatagaataaaataaaggtgattagatgttttgtctgtagttaaaaaaggaaatgacttaACTTTATTggaacggactaaaaaggaatacgactcaacttttatggaatggagggagtataatttattagtgCTGGATACTGCAAGCATGTGGCATGTAGACCCAAGAAAGCAATATAATAGAGCTGGTCCAACCTCTTTCGTTTTTGTCGGTGAAAATTGTCACTTCTTTTGAGAAAAAAGTACTGTGTACAAAAATAAAGCATCATTATAGTCTTCTTTTTATGTGGTGTTCATTTTGTCTCGTTTTGTCATTCTTGATAtctcattttcaaataattcttCAGTTTTAAGTATTACTGTATTTTAGTGTATTATAAAGATAGATAAGTATCCACTCATCCAATTAGTATCTATGTCTGTTTAATAATTGGTTTTTCGGGtcaattaatctaaaatttggatatactataattttaacaaaCTAATATTGGCATATAtacttcaaattaaatatgaatgcttattatgtttttatggCTAACTGAAATACATAGTTCAAATATCAGCTCCTAAAGTTGGTTTGATTCCTGCGGTAAGTAACATTATCTGGAATGGGAGCTTGCGAATGCCAAAAATGTTTCCTATAATTGAAGCAATCTAATGTTAATTTTTAGCCAGAAATAGTATGTAAATTTCAGTTCCTAATTCCTAAATTGCAAAAGTAAAAATTTGTTCgtgcaaaattttaaaatattcttaggttatattttgcatttttatcaaaaatgttttatgaaattataatgTTGCCTTaccaatttaaaatatgttggAACAGGAGGACATTGATCTGATGGCGAAAATGAACTTCGATGCCTACAGGTTTTCAATTTCATGGCCCAGAATATTTCCAAGTACGGCTACACCTACttatatacacaaaaaaatttcaatcaaaatatattgaaagaATTCACCACAATTGTTTCATCAAAACCATGCAGATGGAACTGGAAAAGTGAACTGGAAGGGAGTTGCTTACTACAACCGGTTAATCAATTACATGCTCAAAAAAGGTTccaaaacatcaaattaaatgtcgcaaaaattttgaaattttagtactataaaattcttatttattggATACAATTGGTGTGATAATTTTGTGCAGGCATCACGCCGTATCCTAATCTAAATCACTACGACCTTCCTCAAGCGCTTGAGGATAGGTACAAGGGATGGCTCAGCCGTAAAGTAGTGTAAGTATCGATACGATATTCATATAATGCAtcccaaattaattatagtactacctccgtccacaaaaataaataaagttgtgaatgacacaagttttaatacccaattggtaaaataacaGAGATAGAGGAAAATGTGgtggaagtagtgttagtggattgtagaatttgtttaaaactttccatatttaaaattggtctaatTTCGGCGGACGGctcaaaatggtaaaaatagtctgttttttttggatggaggTTATACTATATGGAAATGGTGGCTTCAACGTCAGCTCGTATGATGCAGGAAGGACTTTGCTGATTACGCTGAATTCTGCTTCAAGACGTTTGGCGACAGAGTGAAGAACTGGCAGACGTTCAACGAGCCTCGCGTCGTTGCCTCACTGGGATACGACAATGGATTCTTTGCTCCCGGGAGATGCTCAAAAGCATTTGGGAATTGCTCGGAGGGGAACTCTGCCACTGAGCCTTACATTGTTGCTCACAATCTCATTCTCAGTCATTCCGCCGCCGTGCAAAGATATCGTAATGGATATCAGGTAATTAAAAAGATTAAGGTGTAGTAGATAATTGTGTCCCCAATTTTGgtcattattttttactatgtCCAACACAAGTAATTGCGTCTCTAATTCTGCATGTTTTTTGTAATAAACAGAGCTTCTTGAAACACATTCCTTAATTTTTTGTGATCAGGCGAAGCAGAAGGGGAGGATTGGGATTCTGTTGGATTTCGTGTGGTACGAACCTCTTACAAGATCGAAAGCAGACAACTATGCCGCTCAGAGGGCTAGAGACTTTCATCTTGGATGGtaatgaaatactactacatattaaaaattatggaCATGACATGAACACATGcgaaattaattagttagtagTACAAAATCGATACAACAGTGTGTTGGAAATGAATTGTTACGATATCATATCGTATCAACACAAATACAACCGTGCTCATGTCATGTCATGTCCATGGAGAATCGTGTTCAAGACCACCAAATTGTTAACGTGTACGAATTGTCAGCCCTAAGTAAAAccaaatgttttaattttgtttgtagGTTCTTGCATCCTTTGGTTTATGGAGAGTATCCAAAGACAATGCAGAATATAGTAGGAAAAAGGCTGCCCAAGTTCAGGAAGAAAGATGTGAAGATGGTGAAGGGAGCCTTTGATTTCATAGGCTTAAATCAGTACACTGCATATTACATGTATGATCCTCACCAGCCTAAATCCAAACACTTGGGATACCAGCAGGATTGGAATGTTGGATTTGCTTGTAtgtaaatttctattttactttatctcattcatcttcactttaattaaattttgttccCCAGTAATTTTcttatccttatttttttgCAGATGAACGACATGGAGTACCAATTGGCCCAAGGGTGAGTTCATCTCAatattgttat is drawn from Salvia hispanica cultivar TCC Black 2014 chromosome 6, UniMelb_Shisp_WGS_1.0, whole genome shotgun sequence and contains these coding sequences:
- the LOC125193650 gene encoding beta-glucosidase 44-like, with the translated sequence MNEMSNAAPFLLLLLLFSVQCFATHEDNASLDSAVNFDMGGLSRSSFPKGFVFGTAASAYQVEGAAAEDGRGPSIWDTFIKIPGMEPNNVSGEVSVDQYHKYKEDIDLMAKMNFDAYRFSISWPRIFPNGTGKVNWKGVAYYNRLINYMLKKGITPYPNLNHYDLPQALEDRYKGWLSRKVVKDFADYAEFCFKTFGDRVKNWQTFNEPRVVASLGYDNGFFAPGRCSKAFGNCSEGNSATEPYIVAHNLILSHSAAVQRYRNGYQAKQKGRIGILLDFVWYEPLTRSKADNYAAQRARDFHLGWFLHPLVYGEYPKTMQNIVGKRLPKFRKKDVKMVKGAFDFIGLNQYTAYYMYDPHQPKSKHLGYQQDWNVGFAYERHGVPIGPRAHSYWLYIVPWGLYKAVNYVKEHYGNPTMILAENGMDQPGNLTLPKVLHDTIRIKYYKSYLSQLKKAMDEGANVKGYFQWTFVDNFEWRLGYTSRFGIVYVDFKTLKRYPKMSAYWFKKLQHRGKH